A stretch of Natronococcus sp. CG52 DNA encodes these proteins:
- a CDS encoding DHH family phosphoesterase has translation MSRAAELASVLETSDSLAIVCHDNPDPDCLASALALETIATDQDVDDVTIAYGGEISHQQNRAFVNMLDISLQAISATDLELYDTVAFVDHSQPGANTELPESVVPEIVVDHHPGEPADTSFVDVRIDYGATVTIFIEYLKDLEIDLTVRLASALLFALHRERLDFVREPTRREYQAALDVYSAADLELLEQLYGSAFSSATLDAIGRAIATRERRSSSLVANVGQTPETDALPQAADYLLNLEGVDTVLVYGIVEDAIRLSARSIDPRIHIGKTLTTGYDDLGSVGGHHDMAGGRIKLGLFADSVDEDADELLEFVGQRLTHRFFEALNLEDE, from the coding sequence ATGTCCCGCGCGGCCGAGCTCGCGTCCGTTCTCGAGACGAGTGACTCGCTGGCGATCGTCTGCCACGACAATCCCGACCCGGACTGTCTCGCCAGCGCTCTCGCCCTCGAGACGATCGCGACCGATCAGGACGTCGACGACGTGACGATCGCCTACGGCGGCGAGATCTCCCACCAGCAAAACCGCGCGTTCGTCAACATGCTCGACATCTCGCTCCAGGCGATCAGCGCGACCGATCTCGAGCTGTACGACACGGTCGCCTTCGTCGACCACTCACAGCCCGGAGCGAACACGGAGCTCCCGGAAAGCGTCGTACCGGAGATCGTCGTCGATCACCACCCCGGCGAGCCGGCCGATACGTCGTTCGTGGACGTCCGGATCGACTACGGTGCGACGGTGACGATCTTCATCGAGTACCTGAAGGACCTCGAGATCGACCTGACCGTCCGCCTCGCCTCGGCCCTGCTTTTCGCGTTGCACCGCGAGCGCCTCGATTTCGTCCGCGAGCCGACCAGACGCGAGTACCAGGCCGCACTCGACGTTTACTCGGCGGCGGACCTCGAACTGCTCGAACAGCTGTACGGCAGCGCGTTCTCGTCGGCGACGCTCGACGCCATCGGCCGCGCGATCGCTACCCGGGAGCGGCGGAGTTCGTCGCTCGTCGCGAACGTCGGGCAGACTCCCGAGACGGACGCGCTCCCGCAGGCCGCGGACTACCTGCTCAACCTCGAGGGGGTGGACACGGTGCTGGTCTACGGGATCGTCGAGGATGCGATCCGTCTGAGCGCCCGTTCGATCGATCCGCGGATTCACATCGGCAAGACGCTCACGACGGGCTACGACGATCTCGGATCGGTGGGCGGTCACCACGACATGGCCGGCGGCCGAATCAAACTGGGATTGTTCGCCGACAGCGTCGACGAGGATGCCGACGAACTGCTCGAGTTCGTCGGACAACGGCTGACCCACCGGTTCTTCGAAGCGCTCAACCTCGAGGACGAGTAG
- a CDS encoding Hsp20/alpha crystallin family protein — MADRRNPFESLEELFDRLNRQFGGTPRTWEMETGGGSQFDFGAESTSLDLADHDDEFIVTVDVPGYGADDLTSSISGETLLVSGERERETASDEDDSYIRRERQLQSFSRQVQLPEPVDVDEVHATVNNGVLTIHLPKLESSGESHAIDID, encoded by the coding sequence ATGGCCGACCGACGAAACCCGTTCGAGAGTCTCGAGGAACTGTTCGACCGATTGAACCGTCAGTTCGGCGGTACACCCCGAACGTGGGAGATGGAGACCGGCGGCGGGAGCCAGTTCGACTTCGGGGCGGAGTCAACGAGTCTCGACCTCGCCGACCACGACGACGAGTTCATCGTCACCGTCGACGTCCCAGGCTACGGAGCCGACGATCTCACTAGCAGCATCTCCGGGGAGACGCTGCTCGTCAGCGGTGAGCGCGAACGCGAAACCGCGTCCGACGAGGACGACAGCTACATTCGTCGCGAGCGACAGCTCCAGTCGTTCAGTCGGCAGGTTCAGCTTCCCGAACCGGTCGACGTCGACGAAGTCCACGCCACGGTCAACAACGGCGTTCTGACGATCCACCTCCCCAAACTCGAGTCGTCCGGGGAGTCCCACGCGATCGACATCGACTGA
- a CDS encoding type 1 glutamine amidotransferase domain-containing protein, whose protein sequence is MTKALFVVSEEGYWGEECVEPLETLSDAGIEITVATPSGSPPEIDERSLDPEQVGEETAEHVREVHENDERLNDPIPTARADAEEFDAVVFPGGHGTEWDVNQDSDARRLLRDTVEGDDGKALVVCHAVGILAFARDNQGAFIVNGRDVTGFPSEWEDEIVDENDCMPNGRKLPYWIADEVEAAGGNWDAELDADTSVTVDGDLITARGPESSSAAGETLLEELDV, encoded by the coding sequence ATGACGAAAGCACTGTTCGTCGTCAGCGAGGAAGGGTATTGGGGCGAAGAATGCGTCGAGCCGCTCGAGACCCTGTCGGACGCGGGCATCGAGATCACGGTCGCGACGCCGTCGGGGAGCCCGCCGGAGATCGACGAACGGTCCCTCGACCCCGAGCAGGTCGGCGAGGAGACGGCCGAACACGTCCGCGAGGTCCACGAGAACGACGAACGGCTGAACGATCCGATCCCGACCGCGCGAGCGGACGCCGAGGAGTTCGACGCGGTCGTCTTCCCCGGCGGTCACGGCACCGAGTGGGACGTCAATCAGGACAGCGACGCGCGACGGCTGCTCCGCGACACCGTCGAGGGCGACGACGGGAAGGCGCTGGTCGTCTGTCACGCCGTCGGCATCCTCGCGTTCGCCCGCGACAACCAGGGGGCGTTCATCGTCAACGGCCGCGACGTGACCGGCTTCCCCAGCGAGTGGGAGGACGAGATCGTCGACGAGAACGACTGCATGCCGAACGGCCGCAAGCTTCCCTACTGGATCGCGGACGAGGTCGAAGCCGCCGGCGGGAACTGGGACGCCGAACTCGACGCCGACACGAGCGTCACCGTCGACGGCGACCTGATCACCGCTCGCGGTCCCGAATCCTCGAGCGCGGCGGGCGAGACGCTGCTCGAGGAACTGGACGTCTAA